The Fortiea contorta PCC 7126 genome has a segment encoding these proteins:
- the devC gene encoding ABC transporter permease DevC, translated as MSKIRLAWLQLTREKSRMIVAMAGISFSNILMFMQLGFEGALYDSAARFHTTLKADLVMISPRSKSLAYMRQFSSRRLYQVSGFEGVNSVSPVYVDFADWKNPANADYRAIFVFGFEPEKLVFNLPEVNQNLNKLKLPDTFLFDRSSRSEYGPIAAQFERDKQVITEISNYRIKTVGLFTLGPSFAADGNLITSDQNFLRLFKNRRNGEIDIGLITLKPGVDQQRTLNNIVAKLPKDVRLLTYQEFIEFEKEYWRTSTPIGFMFALGTGMGFVVGIIIVYQILFTDVNEHLAEYATLKAMGFTDNYLLRVVFQEALILAIFGYIPGLGISFGLYELTKAATFLPIFMSAGRSAFVLGLTILMCTISGAIAVRKLRAADPADIF; from the coding sequence ATGTCTAAAATACGTTTAGCTTGGTTACAACTTACCCGCGAAAAATCTCGCATGATTGTTGCTATGGCGGGTATTAGTTTTTCCAATATTCTCATGTTTATGCAGTTAGGATTTGAGGGTGCGCTTTATGATAGTGCTGCACGCTTCCATACCACTTTAAAAGCGGACTTGGTGATGATTAGTCCCCGTTCTAAGTCTCTTGCTTATATGAGACAGTTTTCTTCACGTCGTCTCTACCAAGTATCAGGCTTTGAAGGGGTTAATTCTGTCAGCCCTGTTTATGTCGATTTTGCTGATTGGAAAAATCCAGCTAATGCCGATTATCGAGCCATATTTGTATTCGGTTTTGAACCTGAAAAACTAGTATTTAACTTACCGGAAGTCAATCAAAATCTCAATAAGTTAAAATTGCCTGATACTTTTCTGTTTGACCGTTCTTCCCGTTCTGAATATGGGCCAATTGCTGCACAATTTGAGCGAGACAAACAGGTAATAACAGAAATTAGTAACTACAGAATTAAAACTGTTGGCTTGTTTACTCTTGGCCCTTCCTTTGCAGCAGATGGAAATTTAATTACCAGTGACCAAAATTTCTTGCGTTTGTTTAAAAATCGTCGTAATGGAGAAATTGATATTGGCTTAATTACTCTCAAACCTGGTGTAGATCAACAAAGAACACTGAATAATATAGTTGCTAAACTGCCTAAAGATGTTAGATTACTTACTTACCAAGAATTCATCGAGTTTGAAAAAGAATATTGGCGTACAAGTACACCGATTGGCTTTATGTTTGCACTCGGTACAGGGATGGGATTTGTGGTTGGTATAATCATTGTGTATCAAATCCTTTTCACTGATGTCAACGAACATTTAGCCGAGTACGCCACCCTCAAGGCTATGGGCTTCACAGATAATTATTTATTGCGTGTTGTTTTTCAAGAAGCTCTAATTTTAGCAATTTTTGGCTATATTCCTGGTTTAGGCATTTCTTTTGGTTTATATGAATTGACCAAAGCTGCAACTTTTTTACCAATTTTTATGAGTGCTGGTCGTTCTGCATTTGTTTTAGGTTTGACAATTTTAATGTGTACTATTTCTGGCGCGATCGCTGTACGTAAATTGAGAGCAGCAGATCCAGCAGATATTTTTTAA
- a CDS encoding HlyD family efflux transporter periplasmic adaptor subunit, producing MEQPFIKSKKWWVILFLSITTSVISTATIYSLLHSQPGQKNPSSVSLATTPPTNTVSARGRVEPQGEVIRLSASTSLETVKIHKLLVKEGNKVTSNQVIAILDNYNRLSAALKQAKQQVKVAQANLAKVKAGAKTGEINAQQATIARLQAQLFGERKTQQATIARFQAQLLGGRRTQQANIARLQAQLNNAQTEFGRFEMLYKEGAVEASKFDSKRLELETAREQLNEAKASLNQSEETLQQQINEARSTLKQTEETLQQQINEAKATLDQIAEVRPTDVQAAQAEVESAIAAVEKAQADLELTYVRAPKDGQILKIYTFPGEIVGNEGIVDMGQTDQMYIVAEVYETDVSQVHIGQQARITSEAFSGELHGKVTQVGLQVKKQATFSTDPVADVDRRVVEIKIRLNPKDASQVRSLTNLQVEVIINTEKS from the coding sequence ATGGAGCAACCATTTATTAAGTCAAAAAAGTGGTGGGTAATTCTCTTCCTTAGTATCACTACCTCAGTTATTAGCACGGCTACTATTTATAGTCTTCTTCATTCCCAACCTGGTCAGAAAAATCCCTCATCAGTTTCTTTAGCAACTACTCCTCCTACCAATACCGTTAGTGCCAGAGGACGCGTAGAACCGCAAGGTGAAGTTATTCGCCTGTCTGCTTCTACTTCTCTTGAAACTGTTAAAATTCACAAACTTTTAGTGAAAGAGGGAAATAAAGTTACCTCGAATCAAGTAATTGCCATCCTAGACAATTATAATCGTCTTTCAGCGGCTTTAAAGCAAGCTAAACAACAAGTAAAAGTTGCTCAAGCTAATTTAGCTAAGGTAAAAGCTGGGGCAAAAACTGGGGAAATTAATGCTCAACAAGCAACTATTGCCCGTCTGCAAGCACAACTATTTGGTGAGAGAAAGACTCAACAAGCAACTATTGCTCGCTTCCAAGCCCAACTATTAGGAGGGAGAAGGACTCAACAAGCAAACATTGCTCGTCTACAAGCCCAGTTAAACAATGCTCAAACAGAATTTGGGCGCTTTGAAATGTTATACAAAGAAGGTGCAGTTGAAGCTTCCAAATTTGATAGCAAGCGTTTGGAATTAGAAACTGCTAGGGAGCAATTGAATGAAGCTAAGGCTAGCCTAAATCAAAGCGAGGAAACCTTACAACAGCAAATCAACGAGGCGAGATCGACTCTTAAGCAAACAGAAGAAACCTTGCAACAGCAAATCAACGAAGCAAAAGCAACTTTAGACCAAATCGCTGAGGTTCGTCCCACTGATGTGCAAGCAGCTCAAGCAGAGGTAGAAAGTGCGATCGCTGCTGTAGAAAAAGCTCAAGCCGACTTAGAATTAACTTACGTCCGCGCACCCAAGGACGGTCAAATTTTAAAAATTTATACTTTTCCTGGAGAAATTGTTGGCAACGAAGGAATTGTAGATATGGGTCAAACAGACCAGATGTACATAGTTGCTGAAGTCTACGAAACTGATGTTAGTCAAGTACATATCGGTCAGCAAGCCAGAATTACTAGTGAAGCCTTTTCTGGAGAACTACATGGAAAGGTCACTCAAGTTGGTTTGCAAGTAAAAAAACAAGCAACTTTTAGTACTGATCCTGTTGCTGATGTAGACCGCAGAGTTGTTGAAATTAAAATTCGTCTTAATCCAAAAGATGCCAGTCAAGTTAGAAGTTTAACCAATTTACAAGTAGAAGTCATAATTAACACAGAAAAATCTTAA
- a CDS encoding formyltransferase family protein: protein MMQRIALFNIECYSSSEAIISFIEEHHDKIAIVVTTDRYSSKHGNLLQQIITNYRRSGFDFVIYLTYNFIFYFWLIYLSQFASSITGHKRKHFTISEICHKYQIHHVKTSNINGKDIIAELKQANLDLIVIYFFDQIIKKQIIQIPKKAVINVHAALLPECKGLFPVLYSAFKNDKKFGITIHEIVDTSIDSGAILAQEKLEVDNTDYSILTVDKLVNNQGIGLLSSVINNFDDYYLKRTPQMLGGSYFSFPTKSDIKIVQKQGFSLVNFQDFLSDFFE, encoded by the coding sequence ATGATGCAAAGAATTGCTCTGTTTAATATAGAATGTTATTCCTCAAGTGAAGCTATCATAAGCTTTATTGAAGAACATCATGACAAAATAGCAATTGTAGTCACTACTGATAGATATAGTAGTAAACATGGTAATTTACTTCAGCAAATTATTACTAACTATCGCAGATCGGGTTTTGATTTCGTTATTTATTTAACTTACAACTTTATTTTTTATTTTTGGCTGATCTATCTATCTCAATTTGCTTCATCTATCACTGGGCATAAAAGAAAGCACTTTACAATATCTGAAATCTGCCATAAGTATCAAATTCATCACGTTAAAACATCAAATATAAATGGTAAAGATATTATTGCTGAATTGAAGCAAGCTAATCTCGATCTAATCGTGATATATTTCTTCGACCAAATTATCAAAAAGCAAATTATCCAGATACCCAAAAAAGCAGTTATTAACGTACATGCAGCACTGTTGCCTGAATGTAAAGGCTTATTCCCAGTTTTATACTCTGCTTTTAAAAATGATAAGAAGTTTGGTATAACAATTCATGAAATTGTAGATACTTCTATTGATTCAGGAGCAATACTTGCACAAGAAAAATTAGAAGTTGACAATACTGATTACAGTATTTTAACTGTAGATAAATTAGTTAACAATCAAGGCATTGGTTTATTAAGTAGTGTTATCAATAATTTTGATGATTATTATTTAAAACGAACTCCTCAGATGCTAGGTGGTTCATACTTTTCATTTCCCACCAAAAGTGATATTAAAATTGTCCAAAAGCAGGGTTTTTCTCTAGTTAATTTTCAAGATTTTTTAAGTGATTTCTTCGAGTAA
- a CDS encoding glycosyltransferase, which yields MTHFGILCPAKTGHLNTMLPLGRELQRRGHRVTLFGIADVQSKTLAAGLDFWRIGETEFPLGIAAQSLVQLGKLSGFAALRYNLNLIQQEAAMVLRDAPKALKEAGVEALLVNQMTLEGGSIAEFLDIPFITVCSALPLNQEDGVPPFVTSWSYNPARWAYLRNQAAYSLLNRIAQPIEKLINEYRRSWNLPPCYDVNASYSKLAQLSQIPAEFDFPRQHLPQCFHFTGPYHESASREAVPFPWEKLTGQPLIYASMGTIQNRLIDVFQRIAQACDGLDVQLVISLGGGNLDSFKELPGKPLVVKYAPQMELLKQASLTITHAGLNTVLESLNNGVPMVAIPITSDQPGTAARLAWTGAGVTVPLTKLSVSKLRVAIQEVLSQDSYKNSASRLQAAIQRAGGVRGAADIVELAISKEKPVLTTV from the coding sequence ATGACTCATTTTGGCATTCTCTGTCCCGCAAAAACTGGTCACCTTAACACAATGCTACCTTTGGGACGCGAACTGCAACGACGCGGACATCGTGTAACCTTGTTTGGAATTGCAGATGTCCAATCCAAAACACTTGCAGCGGGATTGGATTTCTGGAGAATAGGAGAGACTGAATTTCCTTTGGGGATCGCAGCACAATCGTTGGTACAACTTGGTAAATTGAGCGGTTTTGCAGCATTACGATACAATCTCAATTTAATACAACAAGAAGCTGCGATGGTACTTCGTGATGCTCCAAAAGCACTCAAGGAAGCTGGCGTAGAAGCATTGCTGGTAAATCAAATGACATTAGAAGGAGGGAGTATTGCGGAATTTTTGGATATTCCCTTTATTACAGTGTGCAGTGCTTTGCCACTCAATCAAGAAGACGGCGTTCCCCCCTTTGTGACATCTTGGAGTTATAACCCTGCACGATGGGCGTATCTGCGGAATCAAGCCGCTTACTCTCTGCTTAATCGCATCGCTCAACCAATTGAAAAGCTGATAAATGAGTATCGCCGAAGCTGGAATTTGCCCCCATGCTATGACGTTAACGCTTCTTACTCTAAATTAGCGCAATTGAGTCAAATACCTGCTGAATTTGATTTTCCCAGACAGCATTTACCCCAATGCTTCCATTTCACAGGCCCTTACCATGAATCAGCCAGTCGAGAAGCTGTGCCTTTCCCTTGGGAAAAGCTAACTGGACAACCGTTAATTTACGCCTCGATGGGGACTATACAAAATCGCTTAATAGATGTTTTCCAACGTATTGCTCAGGCTTGTGATGGATTAGATGTGCAATTGGTAATTTCTCTTGGTGGTGGTAATCTGGACTCTTTCAAAGAACTACCGGGAAAACCTTTGGTTGTTAAATATGCACCTCAAATGGAACTGCTCAAGCAAGCTAGTCTCACTATTACTCACGCAGGATTAAATACTGTTCTTGAGTCGTTGAACAATGGGGTGCCAATGGTTGCTATTCCCATCACTAGCGATCAGCCAGGTACAGCAGCTCGTCTAGCTTGGACAGGAGCAGGGGTAACAGTACCCTTAACTAAACTAAGCGTTTCTAAGCTGCGAGTTGCCATACAAGAAGTGCTAAGCCAAGACTCTTACAAAAACAGTGCATCTAGGTTACAAGCAGCAATTCAACGCGCAGGTGGAGTTAGAGGAGCAGCTGACATTGTGGAACTTGCTATATCTAAGGAAAAGCCTGTTTTGACAACAGTATGA
- a CDS encoding acyl-CoA dehydrogenase family protein — MNFLKPERTILTKFLPDLDEKLAQIPLLEMEKPQNPAIKIFRELGGPGLLIPTKYKGLGATPVEAVRIQRAIASRAPSLAIATTMHHFSVATIVEMIAQGSGTGLEWMLLEAIAKQNLYVASGFAEGRTGTGILTPNMQVKRTADGITVSGNKKPCSLSVSMDLLTASVSIPSESGDDSKLAVVIIPTTNAPGIERRPFWTNSVLAGAESDEVILQDVKVPEQLISYTGNAENLDYIQTRGFLWFEMLISASYLGIASALVERTIAAGKGTPSERTILAIEVEGAMAALEGLAQSMIVSDSNQGSDQLARALFVRYAVQGAIERVTAHAVELLGGMAFISSPEVAYLFTAARPLAFHPPSRLSISPSLDKYLAGETLLIQ; from the coding sequence GTGAATTTTCTCAAACCAGAACGAACAATCCTGACAAAGTTTTTGCCAGACCTTGATGAAAAACTGGCACAAATTCCTCTATTGGAAATGGAAAAGCCACAAAATCCAGCCATAAAAATATTTCGTGAACTTGGTGGCCCTGGTTTATTAATTCCAACTAAATATAAGGGTTTGGGAGCAACTCCTGTGGAAGCTGTTCGGATTCAAAGAGCGATCGCCAGCCGTGCGCCTTCGCTGGCGATCGCCACGACGATGCATCATTTTTCAGTTGCAACCATCGTTGAGATGATCGCCCAAGGTTCGGGAACTGGCTTGGAGTGGATGTTACTTGAGGCAATTGCCAAACAAAATCTCTACGTAGCTTCTGGCTTTGCGGAAGGACGGACAGGTACAGGCATTCTTACTCCCAATATGCAGGTCAAACGAACAGCTGATGGTATAACAGTCAGTGGTAATAAAAAGCCTTGCAGCTTATCTGTATCAATGGATCTTCTCACTGCAAGTGTTTCAATTCCCAGCGAATCGGGAGACGATAGCAAATTAGCAGTCGTTATTATCCCGACAACAAATGCTCCAGGAATTGAACGTCGTCCCTTCTGGACAAATTCAGTGCTGGCAGGTGCAGAAAGCGACGAAGTTATTCTTCAGGATGTCAAAGTTCCAGAACAGCTTATTTCCTATACAGGCAATGCCGAAAATCTAGATTATATCCAAACAAGGGGTTTTCTTTGGTTTGAAATGCTAATTTCTGCATCTTACCTGGGTATCGCTAGTGCTTTAGTAGAACGAACCATCGCAGCTGGTAAAGGTACGCCTTCTGAGCGGACAATTTTAGCCATTGAAGTTGAGGGAGCGATGGCTGCATTAGAAGGACTAGCCCAGTCAATGATAGTCAGCGACAGCAACCAAGGTAGCGATCAACTAGCACGGGCGCTGTTTGTGCGTTATGCAGTGCAAGGTGCTATAGAACGTGTTACTGCTCATGCTGTGGAGTTATTAGGGGGCATGGCATTTATCAGTTCACCCGAAGTTGCTTATCTGTTTACTGCTGCCCGTCCACTAGCATTTCACCCTCCTTCACGCCTAAGTATCTCACCTAGTTTAGATAAATACTTAGCAGGAGAAACTTTGCTCATTCAATAA
- a CDS encoding GNAT family N-acetyltransferase gives MTKAIDWLIKSERTYSYKLYNSILDVDLDDWKQVCQTSDSNIYMDIRLLLTIEKTMADFSKLWYVIFYDRNGNPSACTSLSTFKTDLGVVASKGTKKFITNVRQLLPSFLYLNVLFCGLPISIGKNHLIFEKNANQQLIIKSFDSIMNTIAVKEKTKLTIYKEFNSQECHQLDTLLKLDYVKAESLPMHSFQAKYANFAEYCAALKSHYRNDIKRSKRKFEKGGLRIVQLKDTEKILQIYTPEIHQLYEAVVQKSENKLENLPISFFRELAINFPGQLIFTLVYKDDKIVAFNCSLCTQSSVHYLFCGLDYSLNAESDLYFNLMYAALDEALKQNVQKIDFGQTADTFKARLGSYQTPLYMYIKGTGYLLNFIIRKSFYILFPNPVLVPSYNIYKL, from the coding sequence ATGACGAAAGCAATTGACTGGTTAATTAAAAGTGAAAGGACTTACTCTTATAAACTGTACAACTCAATTCTTGACGTAGATTTAGATGATTGGAAGCAAGTTTGTCAGACAAGTGATTCTAATATTTATATGGATATTAGATTATTATTGACAATTGAAAAAACTATGGCAGACTTTAGCAAATTATGGTATGTCATTTTTTATGACCGAAATGGCAATCCGTCTGCTTGTACTAGTCTATCTACATTTAAAACTGACTTAGGAGTTGTTGCTAGTAAAGGTACTAAAAAATTTATTACTAATGTCAGACAATTACTACCGTCGTTTTTATATTTAAATGTTCTTTTTTGTGGTTTACCAATTTCTATTGGCAAGAACCATTTAATTTTTGAGAAAAATGCTAATCAGCAGTTGATTATTAAATCGTTTGATAGTATTATGAATACTATTGCAGTCAAAGAAAAAACCAAGCTAACTATTTACAAAGAATTTAATTCTCAAGAATGCCATCAATTAGATACACTGCTAAAGCTTGATTATGTCAAAGCTGAAAGTTTACCTATGCATAGCTTTCAGGCAAAGTATGCTAATTTTGCGGAATACTGCGCTGCTTTAAAGTCCCACTATCGCAATGATATTAAAAGGTCAAAACGCAAATTTGAAAAAGGTGGTCTTCGCATTGTTCAGTTGAAAGATACAGAAAAGATTTTGCAAATCTATACTCCAGAAATACATCAACTATATGAAGCAGTTGTACAAAAATCGGAAAACAAACTGGAAAATCTGCCTATAAGTTTTTTCAGAGAGTTAGCAATTAATTTCCCTGGGCAATTAATTTTCACTCTTGTTTATAAGGATGACAAGATAGTGGCATTCAATTGTTCTCTTTGTACGCAATCAAGTGTTCATTACCTATTTTGTGGGTTAGATTACAGTTTAAACGCCGAGTCAGACCTGTATTTCAATTTAATGTATGCTGCTCTAGATGAAGCATTGAAACAGAATGTACAAAAAATTGACTTTGGTCAAACAGCAGACACATTCAAAGCTAGACTAGGCTCCTACCAAACACCACTTTATATGTATATAAAAGGTACGGGATATCTACTTAATTTCATTATTCGTAAGAGTTTCTATATTCTATTTCCTAATCCGGTCTTAGTTCCGTCATACAACATTTATAAACTGTAG
- a CDS encoding SRPBCC family protein — MQYLEIVAKIAHRSAEEIYPILCDFDSYAKNSQAVHSITSQVLSDGRTVSTWEVDFRGGVMSWIEEDLFDASNYTISFNQIEGDVEHFCGQWKAQNQKDGCLILFLAEFDMGIPSLSQILDPIAIQALQENITAIIRGLFGEEVEFLPVQVTSSSTQTPNQVAAA, encoded by the coding sequence ATGCAATACTTAGAAATTGTTGCTAAAATTGCCCATCGCAGTGCCGAAGAAATCTATCCAATTCTCTGCGACTTTGATTCATACGCAAAGAACAGTCAAGCTGTACATAGCATCACCAGCCAAGTACTATCTGACGGACGGACTGTTTCTACTTGGGAAGTTGACTTTCGTGGCGGTGTGATGTCTTGGATAGAAGAAGATTTATTTGATGCCTCAAATTATACAATTAGCTTCAATCAGATTGAAGGTGATGTAGAACACTTCTGTGGACAGTGGAAAGCTCAAAATCAAAAAGATGGTTGCCTAATATTGTTTTTAGCTGAGTTTGACATGGGTATTCCCTCTTTAAGTCAAATTCTTGATCCCATTGCTATACAGGCACTACAGGAAAACATCACAGCAATTATTAGGGGCTTATTTGGTGAAGAAGTAGAATTTTTACCAGTTCAAGTTACTTCATCATCAACACAAACACCAAACCAAGTCGCAGCTGCATAA
- a CDS encoding aspartate aminotransferase family protein: MKESQQMLESVETYPDSHQAAKFRQMVIQGQKRHVNKSLAKLAELMGTHVEVRSSGNYVFDERGQKYLACGGYGVFTIGHCHPTVIEAVKAQLERHPLSTRALLNAEQASAAETLASVTPKGLDYVYFGNSGAEATEAGLKLARLSGKRKLVAMLGGFHGKTLGALSVTSRAAYRLPFQPLLPEVEFIPFADPKALENVLSHNGDECCVILEPVQAEGGVIVPYEGYLRDVERLCRQYGAFLIFDEIQTGLARLGTWWGADREQVVPDVLLVGKALSGGVIPVSAAVASAQAYERLNQDPLLHTSTFAGNPLATVAAQAAINVIKNENIIPRAKELGEKLFIEVQKIVGEMCPHLVREVRGIGLLIGIEFAADYLAGDFMFELMHRNVLVSYSLNAHRVVRLTPPAILSESDVDWLLSAISESAIALAKRNSSLNVVNS; the protein is encoded by the coding sequence ATGAAAGAAAGCCAACAAATGCTGGAAAGTGTGGAAACATACCCAGATTCACATCAAGCAGCTAAGTTTAGACAGATGGTAATCCAAGGGCAAAAAAGACACGTTAATAAGTCACTCGCCAAGCTGGCGGAATTAATGGGTACTCATGTTGAAGTTCGTTCTTCTGGAAACTACGTTTTTGATGAACGCGGACAAAAGTATTTAGCTTGTGGTGGCTACGGTGTCTTCACCATCGGTCACTGTCATCCTACTGTAATCGAGGCGGTGAAAGCACAACTGGAGCGTCATCCATTATCAACTCGTGCGCTTTTAAATGCCGAACAAGCTTCGGCGGCGGAAACTCTAGCCTCAGTTACCCCCAAGGGTTTAGATTATGTATATTTCGGTAACTCTGGTGCAGAAGCTACAGAAGCCGGTCTCAAGCTAGCGCGTCTATCTGGCAAACGCAAGTTAGTTGCAATGCTCGGAGGTTTTCACGGTAAGACACTGGGAGCATTAAGTGTCACCAGTCGTGCAGCCTATCGTCTGCCTTTCCAGCCTCTGCTCCCAGAAGTTGAGTTTATCCCCTTTGCAGATCCAAAAGCACTGGAGAATGTACTTTCTCATAACGGTGATGAATGCTGCGTTATTTTGGAACCTGTTCAAGCAGAAGGTGGTGTAATCGTTCCCTATGAAGGCTACTTGCGAGATGTAGAAAGACTCTGCCGCCAGTATGGAGCATTTTTGATTTTCGATGAAATTCAAACGGGACTCGCACGACTAGGAACTTGGTGGGGAGCAGATAGAGAACAGGTAGTTCCTGATGTACTTCTGGTGGGGAAGGCTTTAAGTGGAGGAGTTATACCTGTTAGCGCTGCGGTTGCTTCTGCCCAAGCTTATGAAAGGCTTAATCAAGATCCCCTGTTGCACACTTCGACTTTTGCAGGTAATCCTTTAGCTACAGTTGCCGCACAAGCAGCAATTAATGTGATTAAAAACGAGAATATTATACCCAGAGCCAAAGAACTAGGTGAAAAGTTATTTATTGAAGTGCAGAAAATTGTGGGCGAAATGTGTCCTCATCTAGTTCGAGAAGTTCGCGGTATTGGACTGTTGATTGGCATTGAGTTTGCAGCTGATTATCTGGCTGGTGACTTCATGTTTGAACTCATGCACAGAAATGTCTTGGTTTCCTATTCACTTAATGCTCACCGCGTTGTCAGATTAACACCACCAGCAATTCTGAGTGAGTCAGATGTTGATTGGCTGCTGAGTGCGATTTCAGAAAGTGCGATCGCTCTTGCAAAACGTAACTCATCTTTAAACGTTGTTAATTCATAA
- a CDS encoding fatty acid desaturase, with the protein MNQKLREIDHSLMQIPNSTFGNLTLLLFFATINIFSASIVAYLLGYLPLQASAAINLLCLYALYTVNHEAVHRLVHPNRTVNNWVGRIAAVLEGTTFPLFRILHPQHHAFTNHPEYDPDYVIGRKPRWLLPLWTLVRLTHDNSFMINRRLWSNKRPQLIEHLITVGLQLSVVIGAAWIGHLQDALWLWVIPLLVAGALIELTVAWAVHFPQESQHPLENTRIFKGQLLQILMLNQNYHIVHHLWPSIPWFRYGKAISLVEVALLEHQNQTPKVPIKPHIQVS; encoded by the coding sequence GTGAATCAGAAGTTGCGTGAGATTGACCACTCTTTAATGCAAATACCAAATAGCACTTTTGGTAATCTCACCCTGTTACTATTTTTCGCTACCATTAACATCTTTTCAGCATCAATTGTTGCCTATCTTTTGGGATATTTACCTCTTCAAGCTTCAGCAGCAATTAACTTGTTATGTTTGTACGCTCTGTATACAGTTAATCACGAAGCTGTACACCGCTTAGTGCATCCTAATCGCACGGTTAACAATTGGGTTGGGCGCATCGCAGCAGTTCTAGAGGGTACAACGTTCCCCTTGTTCCGTATCTTGCACCCCCAGCACCATGCGTTTACAAATCATCCAGAATACGACCCGGACTACGTTATTGGTAGAAAACCGCGCTGGTTATTACCTCTCTGGACATTGGTGCGTCTCACACACGACAACTCTTTCATGATTAATCGCCGTTTGTGGTCTAATAAACGTCCGCAATTAATCGAACATTTAATTACAGTTGGTTTGCAGTTGTCTGTGGTCATCGGTGCGGCTTGGATAGGCCATCTGCAAGATGCTCTCTGGTTATGGGTGATCCCACTGCTTGTAGCTGGAGCATTAATTGAACTAACGGTTGCATGGGCTGTACATTTTCCCCAGGAGTCCCAACATCCTTTGGAAAACACACGCATATTTAAGGGTCAACTATTGCAGATATTGATGCTGAATCAAAACTATCATATCGTCCATCATCTTTGGCCTAGTATTCCCTGGTTTCGCTACGGCAAGGCAATATCTTTAGTAGAAGTGGCTTTACTAGAACATCAAAACCAGACACCTAAAGTGCCAATCAAACCGCATATTCAGGTTAGTTAA
- a CDS encoding SDR family oxidoreductase, with translation MKALVTGATGFVGSAIVRQLQEDGQQVKALVRKGSDLRNLEKLDVEIAYGDITDYDSVARAVQGCNSVYHGAAMVAFWVPRKDRHLFDWVNVEGSKNVFSAALKQDVEKVIYTSTISTIGSYGKDTPTTENHNFNLWDMSMEYEQSKYSAEFEAYRFAAQGLPIVVVMPSAPLGARDIKPNPVGKLILDFLARRIPGYIDGGANFIDVDDVAYGHILAAKKGKVGDRYILGHENLSVVDLFSALEAISGVPAPKLKLPQAGAVKLAQILEFISDHITNQHPLYTAPMVKFSSLYYYLDTSKAKNELGFEPKSSVKQAAINAIEWFLENDYLQVNDKNKSQIREHLQVQSLTPVFA, from the coding sequence ATGAAAGCTTTAGTCACTGGTGCTACAGGCTTTGTAGGCTCTGCGATTGTTCGTCAACTTCAAGAAGATGGTCAACAAGTCAAAGCGTTAGTTAGAAAGGGTTCGGATCTGAGAAATTTGGAGAAACTGGATGTTGAAATTGCCTACGGGGATATTACCGATTATGATTCAGTAGCACGAGCAGTGCAGGGCTGCAATTCTGTTTATCACGGTGCTGCAATGGTAGCTTTTTGGGTTCCTCGTAAAGACCGCCACCTGTTTGACTGGGTTAATGTTGAGGGATCAAAAAATGTTTTTTCTGCTGCATTGAAACAGGATGTAGAGAAAGTAATTTACACTAGCACCATCTCGACAATTGGTAGTTACGGAAAGGACACCCCCACCACAGAGAATCACAATTTCAATTTGTGGGATATGTCGATGGAGTACGAGCAATCAAAATATTCTGCCGAGTTTGAAGCTTATCGATTCGCAGCGCAAGGACTACCGATTGTTGTTGTGATGCCTTCTGCACCGTTAGGTGCAAGAGATATCAAGCCAAATCCTGTTGGCAAGCTGATTTTAGACTTTCTCGCCCGTCGGATACCAGGTTACATTGATGGCGGTGCTAACTTTATCGATGTTGATGACGTTGCTTATGGTCACATCCTAGCAGCTAAGAAAGGGAAAGTAGGCGATCGCTATATTTTAGGACATGAAAATCTTTCTGTCGTCGATTTGTTCTCGGCTTTAGAAGCAATTTCTGGAGTTCCAGCCCCCAAACTGAAACTACCTCAGGCAGGCGCTGTAAAACTAGCTCAAATTCTGGAATTTATTTCTGACCACATCACCAACCAACATCCGCTTTATACCGCACCGATGGTCAAGTTCTCCAGCCTTTACTATTACCTCGACACCAGCAAAGCTAAAAATGAGTTGGGGTTTGAACCTAAAAGCAGTGTTAAACAAGCTGCAATTAACGCTATTGAATGGTTCTTGGAGAATGACTATCTGCAAGTCAACGACAAAAACAAATCTCAAATTCGCGAGCATCTGCAAGTTCAGTCTCTGACACCAGTGTTTGCATAG